A region of Deltaproteobacteria bacterium DNA encodes the following proteins:
- a CDS encoding fatty acid desaturase, whose product MRASDFRSVIFVFLTITFLILPFHFYEHLSNLASFGALFVANFALVFSCCAINHNHLHCPTFKSATLNRIFDLLLTVARGHTTRTIIVPHNYNHHLHCGSEEDWIRPELAGTGFLPVRISRYVWRASREMAIQRRKADAPKLNFSEKQDYRFEQIILLIFMGYLFYQDTLLALLFVVLPWICSMAALLAINYFQHEGCDPNSEMNHSRNFTGRISNWFLFNSGYHTAHHLFPGRHWSELPALHQVYVVLGAREDLRLQSFFDFIFGTKESSRRWSSAGL is encoded by the coding sequence ATGAGAGCCTCTGATTTTCGGTCAGTCATTTTTGTTTTTCTGACCATCACCTTCTTAATTCTGCCCTTTCATTTTTATGAACACTTATCGAACCTCGCTTCTTTCGGTGCGCTCTTTGTCGCTAATTTTGCCCTGGTTTTTTCATGTTGCGCGATCAACCATAATCATCTGCATTGTCCGACGTTTAAAAGTGCGACACTCAACCGAATTTTTGATTTGTTACTGACAGTTGCAAGAGGCCATACGACACGAACGATCATCGTGCCTCATAACTATAATCATCATCTTCATTGCGGAAGTGAAGAAGACTGGATCAGGCCCGAATTGGCTGGGACAGGTTTTTTGCCGGTGCGAATTAGTCGATATGTTTGGCGAGCGTCGAGGGAAATGGCGATTCAAAGAAGAAAAGCCGACGCTCCGAAGCTAAATTTTTCGGAAAAACAAGATTATAGATTCGAGCAGATTATTCTCCTCATCTTTATGGGCTACCTTTTTTATCAGGACACTCTTCTAGCGTTACTTTTTGTGGTCTTGCCTTGGATCTGTTCGATGGCAGCACTTTTGGCGATCAACTATTTTCAACACGAGGGATGTGATCCAAATTCCGAGATGAATCATTCTCGGAATTTCACTGGTCGGATTTCAAACTGGTTTTTATTTAATAGTGGTTATCATACGGCGCACCATCTTTTTCCTGGTCGGCACTGGTCCGAGCTTCCAGCTTTGCATCAGGTGTATGTTGTGCTTGGCGCTCGAGAGGATCTTCGGCTCCAATCGTTTTTCGATTTCATTTTTGGTACAAAAGAATCTAGTCGTCGCTGGTCGTCGGCTGGTCTTTGA
- a CDS encoding amino acid permease gives MALHRTLGLPMLTFYGTGMILGAGIYSIIGQAAGIAGQSLWQGFLLAGCAALLTALSYAELATMYPIAGGEYIYLRKAFINQRWMAATIGIVVVFAGCASAATVALAFTSYLQHFIALPRFPVAVGLLLLFTGINLLGIRQSSWTNAIFTLIEGSGLVLFIWLGWHKPEFGNALMTTPTLATVSSAALIIFAFLGFENIVSLAEETKRPEKNIPRAILLSLLISTTLYILVSLAAVALMPTDELARTDSAILEASLKSSSRIASILGGIALFSTANTVLIALVTTSRILYGIAKDKSLPSILSKTRKTRKTPWVASLVSLAAAILLLTVGKVDVLASIASFTTMTVFVAVNFALIRLRRTEPQASRPFRVPFTVGYVPLPPVLGIAVCVIFLFQFKSFVYLTGLSTLAASSAIYLLFKHFKKV, from the coding sequence ATGGCACTTCACCGTACCCTCGGCTTACCGATGCTCACTTTTTACGGTACCGGCATGATTCTGGGTGCCGGCATCTATTCGATCATAGGACAAGCTGCTGGTATCGCCGGACAAAGTCTCTGGCAAGGCTTTTTATTAGCGGGATGTGCAGCCTTATTAACTGCCCTTTCATATGCAGAGCTTGCGACTATGTACCCGATCGCCGGCGGTGAATACATTTACTTGCGCAAGGCTTTTATCAATCAGCGATGGATGGCCGCGACAATTGGAATTGTGGTGGTCTTTGCCGGCTGTGCTTCTGCGGCAACTGTCGCGCTGGCCTTCACCAGCTATCTCCAGCACTTCATCGCCCTACCGCGATTTCCTGTCGCAGTAGGTCTTCTGCTTTTGTTCACTGGCATCAACCTTTTGGGCATTCGCCAATCAAGCTGGACGAATGCGATTTTTACTCTTATCGAAGGCTCAGGACTTGTCTTGTTCATCTGGCTTGGCTGGCATAAGCCAGAGTTTGGCAACGCTCTGATGACCACTCCAACGCTTGCCACGGTTTCAAGCGCCGCGCTGATAATTTTTGCTTTCCTTGGTTTCGAAAACATCGTGAGTCTCGCGGAAGAGACAAAGAGGCCCGAAAAAAATATTCCTCGCGCGATCCTTCTCAGTCTGCTCATTTCGACCACACTCTACATTCTCGTAAGTCTCGCCGCGGTGGCGCTAATGCCCACAGACGAACTGGCCAGAACTGATTCCGCAATTCTTGAGGCCTCTCTCAAAAGTTCTTCAAGAATTGCAAGTATCCTCGGTGGGATCGCACTGTTTTCCACAGCTAACACAGTCTTAATTGCTCTCGTTACGACAAGTAGAATTTTGTACGGAATTGCGAAGGACAAATCGCTTCCTTCCATACTTTCGAAAACTAGAAAGACACGGAAAACTCCGTGGGTCGCTTCTCTCGTTTCTTTAGCAGCCGCGATCCTGCTTTTAACCGTTGGAAAAGTCGATGTTCTTGCCAGCATCGCATCTTTTACGACTATGACTGTATTTGTCGCTGTGAACTTCGCGCTCATTAGATTGCGACGAACAGAACCTCAAGCCAGCCGGCCTTTTCGCGTGCCATTTACGGTCGGTTACGTTCCGCTGCCACCCGTCTTGGGAATCGCTGTGTGCGTGATCTTTCTATTTCAGTTCAAGAGCTTCGTCTATTTGACGGGTCTATCAACACTTGCGGCATCTAGTGCGATCTATCTGCTGTTTAAACATTTCAAAAAGGTTTAA
- a CDS encoding radical SAM protein, with protein sequence MDEIEPHVLVLTGGLLSLNEKSIVQAFKKTALQNRASKSAWFEHRMKLLGAEPIFKSRLEAFRYSLINQSRWKTVKKFVRSSGQAYPPELSEVVLATALKAEGLRFTCLTYSELLADPSYAEKVLKSVTCIFASSTFLRDQSELEPLMKLVKRPHIKVIVGGALASILKKGWAGDPNIDVLAVGYGESLVPVLAAWIRSEFSDFTIPDGATLESTSHTKILIAPHPTGSDLDSLPTPDWRLPEIYRNTKFPFIHYESVRGCPYRCAFCNYPYLFNDKKFRYKSAKKIADDWTMYATELGVTKIQCLDSLFTMPKPRLVELCNELIARKLDLKWICYARADDLADEAIVKLMKDAGAIQVQIGVESGDAGQLKRMAKSTTVSDNIAAIENCRKYGITSIVSLIVGFPGETTDSLEATYQIMKAARPDFHFIATFSVRVPGVPILSEKSRKEHGLWTMENSHTVSPYWHHDTMSCGDVSMHASRLNHRLQKEKISLDASVFFHGLLDYEREDRNTLLDFQERTATSYPLVSSAFRIADKWMEKNLKSDLKQQMTEVRSSLVEA encoded by the coding sequence ATGGATGAAATCGAACCACATGTGTTGGTCTTGACCGGCGGCCTTTTAAGTTTGAACGAAAAGTCGATCGTTCAAGCGTTCAAAAAAACCGCCCTGCAAAATCGGGCCAGCAAGTCCGCGTGGTTCGAACATCGCATGAAGCTCTTAGGCGCTGAACCGATTTTCAAAAGTCGGCTAGAAGCCTTCCGCTATTCTTTGATTAATCAGTCAAGATGGAAGACCGTTAAAAAATTTGTTCGCTCCTCTGGTCAAGCATATCCACCAGAGCTTTCTGAAGTCGTCCTCGCGACTGCGTTGAAGGCCGAAGGCCTTAGGTTTACATGTCTTACCTATAGCGAACTTCTCGCCGATCCCAGCTATGCCGAAAAAGTGTTGAAAAGTGTGACTTGCATTTTTGCCTCTTCGACTTTTTTACGAGACCAAAGTGAACTTGAACCGCTGATGAAACTCGTGAAGCGACCGCATATAAAAGTCATTGTAGGTGGTGCACTTGCGAGCATCTTAAAAAAAGGCTGGGCCGGGGATCCGAACATTGATGTTCTCGCAGTCGGCTATGGCGAAAGCCTTGTGCCGGTCCTTGCTGCTTGGATCCGGTCCGAATTTTCTGATTTCACCATTCCTGACGGGGCGACGCTGGAATCAACATCACACACTAAAATCTTGATCGCCCCGCATCCGACGGGAAGCGATTTGGATTCGCTTCCTACGCCCGACTGGCGGCTTCCAGAAATTTATCGAAACACCAAGTTTCCTTTCATTCACTACGAAAGCGTCCGCGGATGCCCATACCGCTGTGCATTCTGCAATTACCCCTACCTCTTCAACGATAAAAAGTTTCGCTATAAATCGGCCAAGAAAATTGCTGACGATTGGACAATGTACGCCACTGAACTTGGAGTCACTAAGATTCAATGTTTGGATTCATTGTTCACAATGCCGAAGCCACGTCTTGTAGAACTCTGCAACGAACTGATTGCTCGGAAACTCGATCTCAAGTGGATCTGCTACGCGCGTGCGGATGATCTCGCAGACGAAGCAATCGTGAAGCTGATGAAAGATGCCGGGGCAATTCAAGTTCAAATTGGTGTCGAATCAGGGGACGCCGGACAACTGAAACGAATGGCAAAGTCGACAACGGTAAGTGATAACATTGCGGCGATAGAAAATTGTCGCAAGTATGGCATCACTTCAATCGTATCATTGATCGTCGGATTTCCTGGCGAGACGACGGATTCGCTAGAAGCGACTTATCAGATTATGAAAGCGGCTCGACCGGATTTTCATTTCATTGCGACTTTCAGCGTCCGAGTGCCCGGCGTTCCGATTCTCTCGGAAAAAAGCAGAAAGGAACACGGCCTATGGACAATGGAAAACAGCCACACCGTGTCGCCCTATTGGCATCACGACACGATGTCATGCGGAGACGTATCGATGCATGCAAGCCGGCTCAATCATCGGCTGCAGAAAGAAAAGATATCTTTGGATGCTAGCGTGTTTTTTCACGGACTTTTAGACTACGAGCGCGAAGACCGAAATACCTTGCTCGACTTTCAAGAGCGCACCGCAACCAGCTATCCGCTTGTGTCCTCTGCCTTTCGAATTGCCGACAAATGGATGGAAAAAAATCTCAAATCAGATCTGAAGCAACAGATGACAGAAGTCAGGAGTTCACTTGTCGAAGCCTGA
- a CDS encoding DUF2892 domain-containing protein produces MKTNVGNAERFFRIALGIFLMSLAFWGPTNLWYLLGIIPVATGFSGWCPLYSMLGINTCSISSGGGPTSKPQLKS; encoded by the coding sequence ATGAAAACTAATGTCGGAAATGCAGAACGGTTTTTTCGTATCGCACTTGGGATTTTCTTGATGAGTCTTGCGTTTTGGGGGCCGACAAATCTTTGGTATTTGCTCGGTATCATCCCGGTTGCAACCGGATTTAGCGGATGGTGCCCCTTATACTCAATGTTGGGCATCAACACGTGCAGCATTTCGAGTGGCGGCGGCCCGACGAGCAAACCCCAGCTGAAATCGTAA
- a CDS encoding protoporphyrinogen oxidase, with amino-acid sequence MAKILIIYGTTQGQTGKVAIRIKEVLVANGHSVDLFDVRKVPSSVVPRNFDAVLIGASVHVGGYQRDLKKWVKGHSIELKSVTSGFFSVCLSVLQKEASVQQEIAKIIEDFFKASLWQPQARAVFAGGLAYSKYSFLVKWWMKRIAEKSGGDTDTSRDYEYTDWNAVSRFTLDFSNSLIRNGKVILPHPQSARKFEYENRT; translated from the coding sequence ATGGCGAAAATTTTGATTATCTACGGAACTACTCAAGGGCAAACTGGCAAAGTTGCCATTCGCATAAAAGAAGTTTTAGTCGCGAATGGCCATTCTGTGGATCTGTTCGATGTAAGAAAAGTTCCGAGCTCTGTTGTGCCCAGAAACTTTGATGCTGTTCTCATCGGTGCGTCCGTTCATGTCGGCGGCTATCAACGTGATTTGAAAAAATGGGTGAAGGGGCACTCCATTGAATTGAAGTCAGTTACTTCAGGTTTCTTTTCAGTTTGCCTGAGCGTCTTACAGAAGGAAGCTTCTGTTCAACAAGAAATAGCCAAAATAATTGAAGATTTTTTTAAGGCAAGCCTTTGGCAGCCTCAGGCAAGAGCCGTGTTTGCAGGAGGCCTCGCTTATTCGAAATACAGTTTCTTGGTGAAATGGTGGATGAAGCGTATTGCAGAAAAGTCAGGCGGGGACACAGACACGTCTCGAGACTATGAATACACAGATTGGAATGCAGTTAGTCGTTTTACATTGGATTTTTCAAACAGTCTAATTAGGAATGGTAAAGTGATTTTACCGCACCCACAATCGGCGCGAAAGTTTGAATATGAAAACCGAACTTGA
- a CDS encoding zinc-dependent alcohol dehydrogenase family protein, with translation MKALVYLGPGKISLEEKPKPEIQNPTDAIVRISKTTICGTDLHIVKGDVPTVTAGRILGHEGVGIIDQVGTGVSNFKIGDHVLISCVSSCGKCGNCKKGMYSHCENGGGWVLGNLIDGTQAEYVRILFADNSLYPIPKAVDEEALVMLSDILPTGFECGVLNGQIKPGDTVAIVGAGPIGLATLLTSQFYSPAEVIVVDVDDNRLEVAKSFGATTVLNNSDGKAVEKIIAMTEKKGVDVAIEAIGIPASFDVCQNIVAAGGHIANIGVHGKPVQLNLDKLWDHNITLTTRLVDTVTTPMLLKTVMSGKIQPKKLITHHFEMKDLLKAYETFGSAMKERALKVIITNN, from the coding sequence ATGAAAGCACTTGTTTATCTAGGGCCAGGCAAAATTTCACTCGAAGAAAAACCGAAACCGGAAATCCAAAATCCCACTGATGCAATTGTCAGAATCTCAAAAACGACTATCTGCGGAACGGATCTTCACATCGTAAAGGGTGACGTACCTACTGTTACCGCAGGGCGAATTCTGGGGCACGAGGGAGTCGGCATCATCGACCAAGTTGGAACTGGTGTTTCCAACTTCAAGATAGGCGACCATGTACTGATCTCTTGCGTGTCCTCTTGCGGAAAATGTGGCAACTGCAAAAAGGGAATGTATTCACATTGTGAGAACGGTGGCGGCTGGGTCCTAGGAAACCTCATTGATGGCACTCAGGCCGAATACGTTCGGATCCTCTTTGCGGACAATAGCTTGTATCCAATTCCAAAGGCAGTCGACGAGGAAGCTCTCGTGATGTTAAGCGACATTCTACCAACGGGTTTTGAGTGCGGAGTCTTGAACGGCCAGATCAAACCCGGCGACACCGTCGCAATTGTTGGCGCCGGTCCCATCGGACTCGCGACACTGCTTACTTCGCAATTCTATTCACCGGCCGAAGTGATCGTTGTCGACGTGGATGACAATCGGCTTGAGGTCGCTAAGTCATTCGGGGCGACAACCGTCCTAAACAACAGCGACGGTAAAGCCGTCGAAAAAATTATAGCGATGACCGAAAAAAAAGGCGTGGATGTTGCCATTGAAGCGATTGGAATTCCGGCTAGTTTTGATGTTTGTCAGAACATTGTAGCAGCCGGCGGGCACATTGCGAACATCGGCGTCCATGGCAAACCTGTACAGCTAAATTTAGACAAGCTCTGGGATCATAACATCACTTTGACGACACGCCTCGTAGACACGGTGACGACACCGATGCTCCTAAAAACTGTGATGTCAGGGAAGATCCAACCGAAAAAACTGATCACGCACCACTTCGAAATGAAGGATCTGTTGAAAGCTTACGAGACATTCGGCAGTGCAATGAAAGAGCGGGCCCTGAAAGTTATTATTACTAACAACTAG